A DNA window from Salarias fasciatus chromosome 23 unlocalized genomic scaffold, fSalaFa1.1 super_scaffold_20, whole genome shotgun sequence contains the following coding sequences:
- the LOC115383980 gene encoding uncharacterized protein C7orf57-like, which produces MQSVPRTPMFSRCSPDVLQMFSCLLSSDCLMSSAEMSAAVPNHRRTKPGGIKPGAAGQGVTGPTSQIPGLSQTASDSVPERTSGRRVGIFETDSDYVKLAKGGGHKGLLSHDVDDVDDVPKRAYQPSNWFGDESRSGSKAASPDGLKTGRRPLTAPFGTDNGSPWDRDTERHSPDKDKMSPDSPSPQMENLSLAGKYKRTSYDKKAPPVSMSKLLSHGYMEDKKTSPNEDDTSSVTSEQTSTVATEDVDDLE; this is translated from the exons ATGCAGTCTGTGCCGAGAACGCCgatgttctccagatgttctccagatgttctccagatgttct CGTGTCTTCTGTCCTCAGACTGTCTCATGTCTTCAGCGGAAATGAGTGCTGCTGTCCCCAACCACCGGAGGACCAAGCCCGGAG GCATCAAACCGGGCGCCGCCGGCCAGGGCGTGACCGGCCCCACGTCCCAGATCCCCGGCCTGTCCCAGACCGCCTCGGACAGCGTCCCCGAGAGGACCAGCGGCCGGCGGGTCGGCATCTTCGAGACGGACTCGGACTACGTCAAGCTGGCCAAGGGGGGGGGACACAAAG GACTCCTGAGCCATGATGTGGACGACGTGGACGACGTCCCTAAAAGAGCCTACCAGCCCAGCAACTGGTTTGGAGACGAATCCAGGAG TGGGAGCAAGGCGGCGTCCCCGGACGGCCTGAAGACGGGCCGGCGTCCCCTGACGGCCCCGTTTGGCACCGATAACGGCTCCCCCTGGGACAGGGACACCGAGAGACACTCTCCCGATAAGGACAAG ATGTCCCCCGACAGTCCGTCCCCGCAGATGGAGAATCTGTCCCTCGCCGGCAAATACAAGCGAAC ATCCTATGATAAGAAGGCTCCGCCCGTCAGCATGTCCAAGCTGCTGAGCCACGGCTACATGGAGGACAAGAAGACGTCTCCCAACGAGGACGACACGTCCA GCGTCACCTCGGAACAGACCAGCACCGTGGCCACGGAGGACGTGGACGACCTGGAGTAg